The proteins below are encoded in one region of Sphingopyxis sp. YR583:
- the apaG gene encoding Co2+/Mg2+ efflux protein ApaG, with product MIDSFFPFAATTGSITVRVAVSYLPEQSHPALGRWFWAYHVRVENHGEGAVQLISRHWRISDGRGQISEVEGEGVVGEQPLILPGGAYDYVSGCPLPTPEGSMVGSYAMELGDGSQLLVAIPHFPLVAPATAP from the coding sequence ATGATCGACTCCTTCTTCCCCTTTGCGGCGACCACCGGTTCGATCACCGTGCGCGTGGCGGTCAGCTATCTGCCCGAACAGTCGCATCCGGCGCTCGGCCGCTGGTTCTGGGCCTATCATGTTCGCGTCGAAAATCATGGCGAGGGTGCGGTGCAACTGATCAGCCGCCATTGGCGGATCAGCGACGGTCGCGGCCAGATCAGTGAAGTCGAGGGTGAGGGCGTCGTCGGCGAACAGCCGCTGATCCTTCCCGGCGGAGCGTACGACTATGTCTCGGGCTGCCCGCTTCCGACCCCCGAAGGGTCGATGGTCGGCAGCTATGCGATGGAATTGGGTGACGGATCGCAATTGCTCGTCGCGATTCCGCATTTCCCGCTCGTGGCGCCTGCGACCGCGCCATGA
- a CDS encoding DUF417 family protein: MIKIPNRLPSHLVAIAALRWSIVFIFGFFGVAKFALYEAEGVARTAMHYPLFAWMYPLIGVQGTSNVIGTIELLTGAFVALGAWSHRAGLIGGLMGICTFLITLSFSFGAQLWKEGYGFPFMGSTAQFLFKDAVLLAACLTLALHSAHALRAREGA; encoded by the coding sequence ATGATCAAGATTCCGAACAGGCTGCCGTCGCATCTCGTGGCAATTGCTGCATTGCGATGGTCGATCGTATTCATATTCGGCTTCTTCGGCGTGGCGAAATTCGCGCTCTATGAAGCCGAGGGTGTTGCGCGGACCGCAATGCACTATCCGCTGTTTGCGTGGATGTATCCCTTGATAGGCGTCCAGGGGACAAGCAACGTCATCGGGACGATCGAGCTGCTGACCGGCGCCTTCGTCGCGCTTGGCGCATGGTCGCATCGAGCGGGGCTGATTGGCGGCCTGATGGGGATTTGCACGTTTCTCATAACGCTCAGCTTCAGCTTCGGCGCGCAATTATGGAAGGAGGGATATGGATTTCCCTTCATGGGATCGACGGCCCAGTTCCTGTTCAAGGACGCTGTGTTGCTAGCGGCTTGCCTGACGCTGGCGTTGCATTCCGCTCATGCGCTGCGAGCGCGAGAAGGCGCGTGA
- a CDS encoding serine hydrolase → MARFCMGAIAAAMLAALLPQSAVAQEIEGSTSVAQTAFDRRAVQLVDLFAGRIAYSDYFDPHFQTAVPEAQFGAFSAGLVAQYGKPVGIDSVTPTGDRSGAVLLRFERGVATVLLDVGVAADERVTGLRVTGVTVANDSFEKVAAEISKLPGQTGFLVAELDVTAIRPLASANVDQQFATGSTFKLYILDELAAQVAAGKRRWSDVVPLSHFSFSSAGTANWPANTPVTLQTLANWMISVSDNGATDTLIHLLGRKPIEARMKSAGHSDPSRNIPLLTTVEAFAMKGSNFNDMRALFIKGDDDAQRKLIESNRDRLTLANVDGVSFTAGPRFIDSLEWFASPNDIARLMVDLRARQSKTLLEAMAINNGVGPVAASDWTYLGYKGGSENGVLSMSLLGQRKTDGKWLVVTASWNNDAANVDTGPLIGLVTRLLALAAHERNATPASGKPLATQRP, encoded by the coding sequence ATGGCGAGATTCTGCATGGGAGCGATAGCAGCGGCGATGCTGGCCGCGCTTCTGCCGCAATCTGCCGTCGCCCAGGAGATCGAGGGATCGACCTCGGTAGCGCAAACGGCTTTCGATCGCCGCGCCGTGCAACTCGTCGACCTGTTCGCGGGCAGGATTGCCTATTCCGACTATTTCGACCCGCATTTCCAGACCGCGGTTCCTGAGGCGCAGTTCGGTGCCTTCAGCGCGGGCCTTGTCGCGCAATATGGCAAACCGGTCGGTATCGACAGCGTGACGCCCACCGGCGATCGTTCGGGAGCCGTCCTGTTGCGCTTTGAAAGGGGCGTTGCGACCGTCCTGCTCGATGTCGGCGTCGCGGCCGACGAACGCGTGACCGGGCTGCGCGTGACGGGCGTGACGGTCGCGAACGACAGCTTCGAAAAAGTCGCGGCCGAGATCTCCAAATTGCCCGGACAGACGGGTTTCCTCGTTGCCGAGCTTGACGTCACGGCCATCCGGCCCCTCGCCTCCGCCAACGTCGACCAGCAATTCGCGACGGGCTCGACCTTCAAACTCTATATTCTCGACGAACTCGCGGCGCAGGTCGCGGCAGGCAAGCGCCGCTGGTCCGATGTCGTGCCGCTGTCGCATTTCAGCTTTTCTTCCGCCGGCACCGCGAACTGGCCCGCGAATACACCCGTGACGCTCCAGACACTCGCCAACTGGATGATCTCGGTCAGCGACAATGGCGCGACCGACACGCTGATCCACCTGCTGGGACGCAAACCGATCGAGGCGCGGATGAAGAGCGCCGGTCACAGCGATCCGTCGCGCAACATCCCGCTGCTCACAACCGTCGAGGCGTTCGCGATGAAAGGAAGTAATTTCAATGATATGCGCGCGCTTTTTATCAAGGGTGATGATGATGCGCAGCGCAAGCTGATCGAGAGCAACCGCGACCGGCTGACGCTCGCCAACGTTGATGGGGTGAGTTTCACGGCGGGCCCGCGCTTTATCGACAGCCTCGAATGGTTCGCGAGTCCGAACGATATCGCCCGGCTGATGGTCGATCTGCGCGCACGCCAGTCGAAGACCTTGCTCGAAGCGATGGCGATCAACAATGGCGTCGGCCCCGTGGCCGCCAGCGACTGGACATATCTGGGCTATAAGGGCGGGTCGGAGAATGGCGTCCTGTCGATGAGCCTTCTCGGGCAGCGCAAGACGGACGGCAAATGGCTCGTCGTCACGGCAAGCTGGAACAATGATGCAGCCAATGTCGACACCGGACCACTGATCGGGTTGGTCACGCGCCTTCTCGCGCTCGCAGCGCATGAGCGGAATGCAACGCCAGCGTCAGGCAAGCCGCTAGCAACACAGCGTCCTTGA
- a CDS encoding LysR family transcriptional regulator, protein MKRTHLPLNALRVFDAAARHLSFTRAADELAVTPAAVGQQIRALEDMLGVVLFRRTPKGLELTGEADAGLDALRQGFLQFEESVRAMQAGQSSQSLTIAAPRDLTAKWLAPRLARYSQQAPDVRFTLVSADTGIDFTEANLDIAIFWTDGAGEHEGVALADALMVTVAGPGSNSDTRIAWPGCPASDGEPALRLGDAGLAIDAAANGLGQANVPAMLAEADIAAGRVRQIGDSVAVKRGYWLVAPTPQWRQAKVKALVAALTA, encoded by the coding sequence ATGAAGCGCACGCACCTGCCGCTGAACGCGCTACGCGTCTTCGACGCCGCTGCACGGCATTTAAGCTTCACGCGCGCTGCAGACGAACTCGCGGTGACCCCCGCCGCGGTCGGGCAGCAGATCCGGGCGCTCGAGGATATGCTCGGCGTCGTGCTGTTCCGCCGTACGCCCAAGGGGCTCGAACTCACCGGCGAAGCCGACGCGGGGCTGGACGCGCTGCGGCAGGGCTTTCTGCAATTCGAGGAATCGGTTCGTGCCATGCAGGCGGGGCAATCGTCGCAATCGTTGACGATAGCGGCGCCGCGTGACCTGACCGCCAAATGGTTGGCGCCGCGACTCGCGCGTTACAGCCAGCAGGCACCCGATGTACGCTTCACGCTCGTGTCGGCCGATACGGGGATCGATTTTACCGAAGCCAATCTCGATATAGCGATCTTCTGGACCGACGGTGCAGGCGAGCATGAGGGCGTGGCGCTCGCCGACGCATTGATGGTTACCGTCGCCGGGCCCGGCAGCAACAGCGATACGCGCATTGCGTGGCCGGGCTGCCCCGCAAGCGACGGCGAACCGGCGCTGCGCCTTGGCGATGCCGGGCTGGCGATCGATGCGGCGGCGAACGGTCTGGGGCAGGCCAATGTGCCGGCGATGCTCGCGGAGGCCGACATCGCGGCGGGCCGGGTGCGGCAGATCGGCGACAGCGTTGCCGTGAAGCGCGGCTATTGGCTCGTCGCGCCGACGCCGCAATGGCGTCAGGCAAAGGTTAAGGCGTTGGTCGCCGCGCTGACCGCCTGA